One Eurosta solidaginis isolate ZX-2024a chromosome 1, ASM4086904v1, whole genome shotgun sequence genomic window, TCGAAGTTGTTAACAAAGTCGTCTCTCAAGAGACAGATTAAAAAGGTTGTaactgaaaaaaactttttttttgtcaaaaaagcttcgaatttaactaaatttattaCCTATTCACGATTCACAAATGacatatatatttagtatagTTTAGCATTTTAAGTCGTTTACGAATTGTGGaagtaaattaaactaaatttagttcatataTCTTCTGtccaaagttttttttatttcaattacaaCCTTTTTAAGCGACCGCCTGAGATTCGACTTTATTAAAGACTTTGTTGAGATACGGTCTTATTAACAGAATGCCTGAGATACGccttttttaacaaaactttgagCTTGCGTCTATTCTATTAGAAGAGGTCAAAATGTGTAGGTGCGTACTGCTACCATAAATTTAAGCCTACAAGTATACTTTCACGTTTCAATTCATGCATGAAGAAGCCATTTCGAACGAAAAATATTGGGTACATAAGcaatcgaaaatataaaaagagtGCTACTTTTGTGAGCGCAACTggttacaattaaaaaaaaattgcaataaatgttaaGATAACgagccaaaattttactaatgcaTTGATAATATTTGTACCATACATTGTTTGCTTAAAGCTGTTAGGtatatttttcaacaaaaaattctTTTCGATGAAATCGTAACTACGCTAGACAAATTTAAGATAGGTTAAATTTCACATGCTTTCCAGAATAATTTTAAAGTGTATTGCCTGTGATGCAAAAATGATGAAAAAACCATAATCCGAACATTGGTTAGGTTTATATTAAGAAATCAagatatataagtatgtacatacatatatcgaagCCGTCGAAAAGGTGTTAACATGACACGTTATGGTCCATCCATCTGCATAATGCTAAATGCTACAATAGTTTGACATAGTTTGACAATAGTTTGGtctgacaaatatatatatatatatgaatgttaGAATCATTTTTAGTTTCAGTTTTGCTACTCTACTCCTAAAACATTGTATGgatgtatgtgtgtgcatgtatatCTTATCAGCGATTATAAAGTTTAGAGCGCGCACTGACCTTAAGGCTTTGTATAATAGTACCTTGCAAATTTCTCTTCGGCTACCacaaacatacttacatatattgtCTTTACTCATCCCAATATTTGAGGTCAATTTAAATTTGTAAGCAATTTATTATCACCACCAAATTGCAGTCACGCGACTTATGATCCATTCTAACTTATTTCAATATTAGCATCAAACGCATATAAATACCGCCTAATATGTATTGGTGTCCCCCACTCCTACCCCTTTTGTATAGAGTTCTATTGTTTCTATTACATTGTACAATACatactgttgttgctgctgctgctgctattCAAACCGTCGTATTTTCATTTCTGCTAGCACCAACAATGTAACCTCTTGCCGCAATTACACCGCGACAACGAACATGTACTTGATAACGTAATGCCCAATCAACTTGATAGCCAGGCAAAATGAATTGTTCATTAGGCAGCAATACTTCTGGATCATTATGAGTCAGCAATTGTATATCATTTTTGGTACAATAGTCTTGTAATGCGGGTGGTACAACACAGCAAGATTCTAAATTTATTTGCGCTATAGTTGGATGTACATTTGCAGCGCTATTTAATTGTTGTAATTGTTCAATATCTAAATCTGCTATACCCAATTgtgttatttgtttttttaaggCCAATTGTTCTAAGGCGGACCAAAGCTTCTTAAGCTGATCaacattttttgcattttttgtgtTCTTTTCTTTGTCTGGATTGTGCTCACCCCAGTCGGCATTATGATTTTGTGTGGTGGTGCTGCTGCTTTCATGCGTTTTCGGATGGTAAGCCAATACAACATTGTCCACGTGCTCTACTTCGAGTATTTGCAGCAATGTGCTTATGGCTTGCTCAATAAATATATTtgcacttttatttaaaaatattttaactccAATACCAAGGTCACTACGTTCGTTTTCGGTTATTTTTTGCTTAAGCTCCTCTGTTGCTCGTAATACACGACCATCCGTGTCGTTTAATTCAACTTGTGCAGCCGTTTCTGCACACTGTAAAGTTAAGCGTAAAACTTCAAGTATTTCATCTGTTGTTTTGCCACCCAATTGATTGTTCAAGTTCAATACATTTCCCGTGCTAATAATGACATGGTGAAATTTCTCATTTGATGTAATTGCCGGAATCATTTTCCACAAATTTTATATGCGTAATCTCTGTAGTGAATATGAGTAATTAAAACGAGTCCAAATTTGTGGGTATGTATAAAGATGTGTCCGTGTATTTGCTCTTGCTTTTTACTAATTCAAGTACGGCACGTTAAGTAGTTTGTCAGACgagtttattttcctttttatatGTGCTTCAATAGCTGGTTTTATAGAAGAATAACAACAAAATTCAGACACCGCACAATACTACCTCAacaacattgtaaattttaccaagcagcgcaactaacagctgatcggtgaaaattcgcacattcacacgcacagttctcgactcagtttcaaaaaaaactttagattatttaattcaaattttaaagtgagataatccttacaaatttatgtatacagaatatatatggcgtttttgggtaatagtctagttgaggggtcgacagctaatacgctaccaaaaatattgagtgaggtgtcaaaagaggtgtcaaaaattttatctctgtccggagatatttgcagttgaagttggcgatttccatgtggttgttgttgtattcatacccacaaaaaaattgtgcatcaccgtggcggtcattttttataagcgcggccaaaggccgccaacgcagaaaggtgttctgcgcaaaaatactagggatccgacccccggtttcggaggtacccgtgggtcttttttcggtttttcgttaacatcttttgaacgcgttacaatttttattttccgccatcggattattaatactgatgtcaagacgcgtcgtttgacacctctctcgatatttttggtagcgtattagcagtcgactcctcaactagactattacccgtttttgttgttattaaaacaatagttttatttatattaaatcttttatcatttttttttaactttgaaaaaactccgaacaccattccttcattatatgacattcgactgcctagtccactgccttccaccctattcgcaacataacctctacttaagctgccaaactatatagtaaacaatgctcaaCAAtttaaggccccattactgatactcagcatagacttgacttggcttgagaactgtcacttacagttctgttaaatgaacattgcatgttactgattactcaaaacttagcaacactcatgattcaatcagaagaggtttgctcgacagacgaattttttgacaattgcagccgttttgctcccaaatcgaattgacatccgttaactgtgttgtttctttgcaatttttcgaaaaatattagtagtagaaaaaggaagcaatcagtt contains:
- the Gclm gene encoding glutamate--cysteine ligase regulatory subunit gives rise to the protein MIPAITSNEKFHHVIISTGNVLNLNNQLGGKTTDEILEVLRLTLQCAETAAQVELNDTDGRVLRATEELKQKITENERSDLGIGVKIFLNKSANIFIEQAISTLLQILEVEHVDNVVLAYHPKTHESSSTTTQNHNADWGEHNPDKEKNTKNAKNVDQLKKLWSALEQLALKKQITQLGIADLDIEQLQQLNSAANVHPTIAQINLESCCVVPPALQDYCTKNDIQLLTHNDPEVLLPNEQFILPGYQVDWALRYQVHVRCRGVIAARGYIVGASRNENTTV